In Reichenbachiella agarivorans, one genomic interval encodes:
- a CDS encoding LacI family DNA-binding transcriptional regulator, whose translation MGKYVTLKQLAQQLNLSHTTVSRALHDHPRISQATIQRVKQLADELGYVHNPNAQIMNRGKTKFVGVIIPDITIFFYSKIIETLQIELGRVGYSLLLFNTQENEAEERKAVQSCIEQRVAGVLAAISAGTKQHDHFEKILKHEIPLVFFDRVVNFLPVPKIIADDYRASYQANQYLIEKGCKCIAHVTASIHLNNSNNRLYGYMDALTDKGITVDEQLIKYYEMNPQSIERFLIKTIKNYPQLDGITVFNDYVANVVVNALLKLGKKIPDEISVFGFSDEPIASYMHPQLSSVQQVAPKMASLSAQKLLSIINQDEALTAEKIVINQQLVIRESTKK comes from the coding sequence ATGGGTAAATATGTCACACTGAAACAACTCGCTCAACAACTCAATCTCTCGCATACGACTGTCTCTAGGGCACTACACGATCACCCTCGCATCAGTCAAGCAACGATCCAAAGAGTCAAGCAACTGGCGGATGAATTGGGCTATGTGCATAATCCCAATGCCCAAATCATGAACCGCGGCAAGACGAAATTCGTCGGGGTGATTATACCAGACATTACGATCTTTTTCTATTCCAAAATAATAGAAACGCTTCAGATCGAATTGGGCAGAGTGGGCTACAGCCTACTCCTGTTCAATACCCAAGAAAATGAAGCAGAGGAAAGAAAAGCTGTTCAATCGTGCATAGAGCAAAGAGTAGCGGGCGTTTTAGCTGCGATCAGTGCTGGCACAAAGCAGCACGATCACTTTGAGAAAATATTGAAACATGAGATTCCTTTGGTGTTTTTTGATCGGGTGGTCAATTTCCTACCTGTTCCCAAAATCATTGCGGATGATTACAGAGCCTCTTATCAAGCCAACCAATACTTGATCGAAAAAGGCTGCAAATGTATCGCTCATGTCACGGCAAGTATCCATCTCAACAATAGTAATAACAGACTATATGGCTATATGGATGCCCTTACCGACAAAGGAATCACCGTAGACGAGCAACTCATAAAATACTATGAAATGAATCCTCAAAGTATTGAACGGTTTTTGATCAAAACTATCAAGAACTATCCTCAACTGGATGGCATCACGGTATTCAATGACTATGTGGCCAACGTCGTGGTAAATGCCCTGCTCAAGCTCGGAAAAAAAATACCAGATGAGATTTCGGTATTTGGGTTTTCGGACGAGCCCATCGCTAGCTACATGCACCCTCAGCTCTCCTCTGTACAGCAAGTGGCTCCAAAGATGGCGAGCCTCAGCGCTCAAAAACTCCTTTCGATCATCAATCAAGATGAAGCACTCACCGCTGAAAAAATTGTCATCAATCAACAACTAGTCATCAGAGAGTCTACTAAGAAGTAA
- a CDS encoding ROK family protein: MNNGVLWGIDLGGTKIEGVILDTLNQNKILFRERVPTEASKGYTHVLNQVKHLFDSMVAHQGTPPTTLGIGTPGTLIPSTGLMKNSNAVALNGKPMRDDLSQLLDIQIEMANDANCFALAEAKLGVVKELYPEAKVVFGVILGTGVGGGLVVNGQVINGHHSIGGEWGHSLLPGFEGRQCFCGKTGDNESILSGPSLEWYYHQQTGVQKELKEIVALARSKSDHVAVQTLQRLTSGFAQAISVVINIIDPDVIVIGGGVGNIDELYSDGRAAINQHMFNHDFQAAMVKPALGDSAGVFGAAFLTEN, from the coding sequence ATGAATAACGGAGTATTGTGGGGGATAGATCTGGGGGGAACCAAAATCGAAGGAGTAATCCTCGATACGTTGAATCAAAACAAGATTCTATTCAGAGAGCGCGTACCTACAGAAGCCAGCAAAGGATACACTCATGTACTCAATCAAGTCAAGCATTTGTTTGATTCCATGGTAGCTCATCAGGGCACACCTCCTACCACATTAGGTATCGGGACACCGGGGACTTTGATACCTAGCACTGGACTCATGAAAAACAGCAACGCTGTGGCACTCAATGGCAAACCCATGAGAGATGATCTTTCGCAACTGTTAGATATACAAATAGAAATGGCCAATGACGCCAACTGTTTTGCATTGGCAGAAGCCAAATTGGGAGTAGTGAAGGAACTCTACCCAGAGGCAAAAGTCGTATTTGGAGTGATATTGGGGACAGGTGTCGGAGGCGGTCTAGTTGTGAATGGTCAAGTAATCAATGGTCATCATAGCATTGGCGGAGAGTGGGGTCACAGTTTGCTTCCAGGATTTGAGGGTCGTCAGTGTTTTTGTGGCAAAACAGGAGACAACGAGAGTATCCTGTCAGGACCATCACTAGAATGGTACTACCATCAACAGACTGGCGTACAAAAGGAACTAAAGGAAATCGTCGCATTGGCAAGATCCAAATCTGACCATGTAGCTGTACAAACTCTACAAAGACTCACATCTGGTTTTGCACAAGCGATCAGTGTGGTGATTAATATCATAGATCCAGATGTGATAGTCATAGGTGGTGGTGTAGGCAACATCGATGAACTGTACTCCGATGGACGTGCAGCAATCAATCAACACATGTTTAACCATGATTTTCAAGCAGCCATGGTCAAACCTGCACTAGGTGATAGTGCGGGAGTATTTGGAGCTGCCTTTTTAACAGAGAACTAA
- a CDS encoding glycoside hydrolase family 88 protein, producing MKNHILTIVLVGLIGMGCQQKQKEAFDIDKQLDYCVSQAQKTLQLIPDDSASIPRNIPNGAKDWTYVEYRDWTSGFWPGTLWYLYEYTGAQNLKEEANQFTQYLKPLSVEPATDHDLGFQVFCSAGNGYRLTNNPAYKEMILKSSDTLATLYNPVVGTILSWPVKTEYPHNTIIDNMINLEMLYWAAENDGTPALKEIAVTHADKTMNNHFRDDFSAYHVVIYDTITGEKIKGITHQGYADETMWARGQGWAIYGYTMMYRETKKPAYLKMAQNTARIYLDRLPSDMIPYWDFDAPGIPDAPRDASAAAIVASALLELSLYSEEALSNEYVSKATAMLEELSNNYQSRNKNTAFLMHSTGHHPNGSEIDASIIYADYYYVEALLRLKKLQQGEPIVNSVLASFLPKSNKS from the coding sequence ATGAAAAATCACATTTTAACAATCGTCCTAGTCGGACTTATCGGTATGGGGTGCCAACAAAAGCAAAAGGAAGCTTTTGATATCGACAAACAGCTCGATTATTGTGTCTCACAAGCTCAAAAAACGCTTCAACTCATTCCCGATGATTCTGCTTCTATACCAAGAAATATCCCCAACGGCGCAAAGGATTGGACGTATGTTGAATACAGAGATTGGACGAGTGGTTTTTGGCCAGGTACACTTTGGTATCTGTATGAATATACGGGAGCGCAAAACCTAAAAGAGGAAGCAAATCAGTTTACTCAATATCTGAAACCACTTTCAGTAGAACCCGCCACAGATCACGACTTGGGATTTCAAGTATTTTGTAGTGCAGGCAACGGATACCGTCTGACAAACAACCCGGCCTACAAAGAAATGATCCTCAAATCATCAGACACACTCGCTACACTCTACAACCCAGTAGTAGGTACAATTCTGTCTTGGCCTGTCAAGACAGAATATCCTCACAACACGATCATTGACAACATGATCAATCTAGAAATGCTGTACTGGGCAGCAGAAAATGACGGAACACCCGCATTGAAAGAAATTGCTGTGACACATGCAGACAAAACCATGAATAATCACTTCCGTGACGATTTTTCGGCATATCACGTAGTGATCTACGATACTATCACTGGAGAAAAAATCAAAGGCATCACCCACCAAGGGTATGCTGACGAAACCATGTGGGCTAGAGGACAAGGTTGGGCGATATATGGCTATACCATGATGTACCGAGAGACAAAAAAGCCAGCGTATCTCAAAATGGCACAAAACACGGCACGCATCTATTTGGATAGGTTGCCTTCAGACATGATCCCTTACTGGGACTTTGACGCGCCAGGCATCCCTGATGCACCTAGAGATGCATCAGCAGCAGCGATAGTTGCTTCGGCATTATTAGAATTGTCCTTGTATAGTGAAGAGGCACTGTCAAATGAATATGTGTCTAAGGCCACGGCCATGTTGGAAGAATTGTCCAACAACTACCAGAGCAGGAATAAAAATACTGCATTTCTGATGCATTCTACAGGTCACCACCCCAATGGGTCTGAAATCGATGCTTCTATCATCTATGCAGACTATTATTATGTAGAGGCACTTTTGAGACTGAAAAAACTACAACAAGGAGAACCAATAGTAAATTCTGTATTGGCTAGTTTCCTTCCTAAGAGTAATAAATCATAA